The DNA sequence TATTATCATAGAAAGAATCGTTCTCGTCTGTCACTGTGCCGCTTTGTTTAACATTCCTTATTTTACGCCTATATTTTTCTGAAGTGTTCTAATGTATGCTGTATGTTTATCTTTCCGACTAACCAACTAATTCACTATGTGTATTCCGAATTTTTGTAACCACGCAGTttggttttctttttttacagTAATTTGTGATAACTTTTACAAGATCTGATGAATTTATTGTTTTCCCAGCATTTCAGTGCTTCTGTTATATTTTATCCTTCACGGGGTTTGTATGAGTTATTGCAAGTTCACAAAAATGACTAGATAATAAAGTCTGATGCAATACATATAGTCAaagtatgtatgtacgaaCGTTCTTGGTAATTTCGGATTGGTACTTTAAGTTACACTATTGAtataaattttagtttaatCTCGTAATTGATTTGGTTTATGCAGGTCAATGACTCTAAcgaaatgtaattttagtaacttttttttataaaattattttcgaAATTGTCCATTTAGTATAATCGGTATTTGATGTTACGGTTAAGTCCGTacgtacataagtatataatatattccTAGATGAAGTGCATGTGTTCCTGCATGCTGAATTACATTTAAAGAGTGTAGTTTGGTGTGGTTTTTTGAcagttttcaatattttatagataCTGATAAATGTTACAATATTTCTAGTGTCCCATTCTATACATGTTTAGATAATATTACGAAACAGAGAACCGGGTGTCTACACATTATACAACACAGCACAAGTTTGGGCATGTTTAAACATACTATTCATATACCCCTGTGTCCTGAATATATTGCGGATACGCTGggtattaagtaatttatttgaatgtacagtgtttatacatattttacattaattaaaaattgtcCAGAATAATGTGAGTGAGTTTTCTTCCTGGTTGTATCTCCTTATAAAATGCATGTAGATGCATTGAAGATCCTATTTTCTTTTACCTTCTACTCGAATGGAACCTGACGAAATATTTCAAACCTTTGCACTACAATTACCTAACAATTCTGCGTGTGATGATCCTGACCTAACATCCAAGTGTTTACCTAACTAACAGTGTTGCTTTGCTATTTTGGCTATTGTAAAATTGCCTAAATTgcaatgattttatttatatcctattaaaattaaattgaacTGAATGGACCCCTGTCAATTTTTACCTCCGAAATAACGTCACAAAGTTTGAATTTGAGAGCACCTTCGTCCCGGCGCACGGCCCGGGCCCCCCGCATGCACTAACGCTCGTTGTCTGTCTGCAGCCCAGCCCAAATGGAACCTGTAAGCGGCGCGCCGAGCCCTCGCACGATCCCCCACACTCATTGTTTGTCGTGACCCGCAGCCACCACACATTAACTCGACACGCACACACTGTAAGTCCGCCCGGCTCCGACAGCCGGCCGTCCACTAACGATCCCGTTGTTTTACAGCCAACGAGCAAGTCATTGACAAGTGGTAAACTCCACTGCGCTCCACGCAGCCACCTCCACCTCGACTCCACACTAGTATCGGTTAATGTGTCAAGTGCGACCACGGGGCCGGGGCGAGTGGCTCGCGCCGCCAACAGAGGACTCATGTTGTTCATAAtgtgtatataatatacagtATGCTTAGGAGGTTTaatcaatttattaaattatgttgttctatttataaaaaaaagactACATGGTGCCCGTCGACTCGAGCAGTGCTATTGACAAGTGTACTTAAGTCGACAGTCGATATTGTTATATATTTCtctttaaaaatttaatatagttTGCTTAAATAGAACTAAGTCTGTTCGTCTCTAGTGCTGATGCCTCGACGAGCAAAATGGTGTCTGTAAGGCCGGCTCCATACGTTGGTCCCAACGCTCGTACCAACGTTGGACTGCAAATTGGGTGAGGCGTACATACGTTGGCTAATAAACTAGTTCTGTCCTGGCAGGGCCAACGTGAAGATGTTCAATAtgttatatgaaataaaagaCAATACAATACAGAAATGTTAATTGCTCTGACCACTTTTACAGTACTTATTCTGTTGAATGCTGCGCTATGCATCagctatttaatttttatttttatgttcctTTCGAGTTGTGTCCCATATTGGTTgttgatattaaatttatatttagtatgtaactatgtatttgtgtagatatatcagctgtctgacacccataacacaggttctgcctagctagGGGTCGGAGGGCCgtatgtgagatgtccccacatatttatttatattattggaTTTATTATGGATTTACATGGATATTACTGGATTCTTTCAATAAATTCTAAAACGTTTTCATGATTTCGTGGATGAGAAAGCCATTTTCGCTCAACGCCCGCACTCGTTGCGTGTTGCAACAGCACTGAGCAAAGCGCCAACGTGTGGGCGTGATCGCGAGCGTTGGCGCAGATTCCTTTGATAAAACCGACACGAGACGGCCAACTACCAACACTCGCCCCAACGTTGGGGCCAATGCAGTTTTCTAGATCCATACGTTGGACGAGTAGCGTTGGGACCTGCGTTGGGGCCAACGTATGGAGCCGGCGTAAGGGAAGGATATTGTCCAGTGTTTGGAAGGTAATCGAGTCCAAAAATTTAAACATAcctgtacattttaatgtattattgttttgtacAATAAATCGTTATAAAACgacatttgttttatttgtgctaCATAGTATCCTACTTCCTTGCTAGGTCCAATAGCTCATAGTTCCTTGGAACAACTCATTCGTTAGTAACTACTGAACCCTACCGCGCCCTGAGCCTTGTGCATGGCTAGTTGACTTAACATTAGAATAGGATCAAGGGGTGTTGACAATAAAGGGGGAGGCTATTATAGCGTACAGTGAGAAATACgataatacctaagtaaataggtactagTGATGATGGTGGGTAGTTTATAAACTGCTACCTTTGGAGTGGTGAACCTCTGCCTAGGAGACGCAAAACCTCCATGCTATCAAGGTATATACTggatggaattttatcagtgaattCTAATCAAATCACAGCTAACTACCCAATAGGAAACAGCAGTGGAACGGATGGCTTATGTTTCTTATCGCGTAAGAGAAGAGCTACCTATAGGGTAATTATGATTTATCACTGTCTTGTGAAAGGATTGGTGAAGAATGTTTCTTTGATGGGACGGATGGATGAATGGAAGGTCTACACAACTACTTACAGTCCAATAACATTgcgataataatattttgaaactAAACAGCACTAGACAGTTACTATTCTGAGATTCATATAGTGCCACAGACTGTAATGGGCATTTGTCATTATGCGATTTTGCTGTCATCTCCCTGTCAAATtttcaaacaaacaaaaaacaaattctGTCAACGAGACGAGATATTTGTGTTGCTCAAAAAAACCTGTACGGTTAAAATCAACCGTTCTTTTCTGTTAATACTTAGATAGATAACGATAACTGATCAATGGTGTActaattaacattaaaatgGAAACCAATAGGTAAGATTGAACATTTCAACTTAGCATAATACTGGACATTACTAGTAGGAAGTAAAGTTCAATTAGTTTATATGAGAAAATTGGTTTTCAGGGTCGATACagagttaccaagtaaaatgGCAGGCTTGGATATTATGGAAATAGATGGTGCATTGCCAGATGCAACTGAAATTACAACAGAATTGCCTAGTCTGGAGTCCAGAGTCCTAAGAAAGAGAAAGTCTCTAGCAGCTGTCGAATCAACTAAACCGTCGAACCGGAGAGTAAGTATGAAACCTCGTAAACGTATTATGACTGAAAATGCCAATTCTAAACAAATTGAGGCCTTATACCTGAACAAAACAGTGAAAACTGTATCACAGACTTTAGAAACTATTTATGAAGAACCCAAGACTGATGCCAGCAGTAGTAGTAGTCCTGCAACATTGATAGGCGGGAGGAAGGTGAAGAGATTGCTAACATTCCAACTAGGTAACCATTACACTAAGGAGAAAATTAAGAAGAGAAGGGCAAAAATCAAGAAGCTGCTCGGCAACAAATCATTCCTAAACAGAAAGAAGATACCAATGCAAGtgtttcttaaaaacattgAATGTCTTGAACTAGATGAAGCAGTACAAACATGCTAGTCCCTAaactttttatacatatacttaaacTACATTTAATTACCATTGGTATTCTTCATTGTAATTCTCTTTTATACATAACACTGACTGTTGTATTAATTCTATAATAATGTATGATGTATAGAGGTgatcattttgtaataaacACTGCCATACAATAGatgtgatttttatttatacaaaatatacaaaaaggaaaatattgCTTTAAACTTAACATATAACAATCTACAAGTAGGTGATGTTTATGGACTACTAGGTGCAATACAAGTGGTAGATGTGGGTTGGCAGTTGTCATATTCTTTGAGAAGTGCTGCTGAGTGGTCCTTTGAAGTGTCCACACAGACGCACTGCGGCTTGTCTTCTCCCGGTGTGAACAGCTGGCGTGGCACACCTGTCCACTCTCTGGTTATACCAccactgtaaataaataaaataatatgtggggacatctcacacacggtcatccgaccccaagctaataacaaaataatttatacattattacatttactgagaataaagggtaatTATTGGTTGTAAAGACAAACTATACTTTTAAGATGTTTAAGTTTTGAACTGTAGTAGTAGTAGGCAATAGTAAGAGACTCTAGTAGTGGGTATGAGTCCTATGGCTATGTTCAGCAGTAGTagttgatgatgataatgaattAATGATAAAGTTGTTCAAAACTTCAGAAGGTCCAAAATGTGGTATAATTTTCTTCATCATAAAGGCACCTTGTTTGAATGTTAAATTCTAAGGTCAATATTGGTCTCTTCCTGAACTTCAACTTACCTGTTCTTAGTGCACCACACTTTAGTGCCATCACTGACACTCCACTCCATGTTACAAGGAGGGTAATTCTGCCTTTTCTCTTCGGCCTCTTGCTTTGCCAGCTTGCAATTTTTTATCTTACTCTTGACCTCTTTCATGTAAGGTGTTGGCTCACCGGCATCATCATAATACCTTCCTATGAGTTTGCCTAGAATGTGAAAAAAATtagttaatataatattttaaagtacAAATTAAGTGAGGTATTTCTTGGAAGCCTATGATGCTGATGTCCATAAAATCGCATACaccataatcatcatcagccatgtTTATTGTAGAGTATGTAATTTCTTAATTCAGTGAGTACATTATttacagtaaaaataaaatttgaaaataacTTGTAACTAAATTGATAGCGCATTTAAAAGTTACCTTTTCTTGTGTACTTTTGCTTGAATGTATCCCTCCAATTCATGAGGACGAAAATGTCATCACAAGTGAGGTCCAGAACATGGTCCCGGTCTGCACTGGTGTCGGAGAAGTTCCCAGTGATCAGGGATCTTGAGCCATCTTTACCTGGGGGTTCGAGTGAAAAGTAACATCTTAGTAACGTTTATGCAGTTGTTTTTAAGAGAATGTGTAGCAAACAGCATGTGGGTATttcttattcttataaaaaatactgtctTACGTAAGAATCGGCTAGCTGGAAGCACTCATAGTTGTTAGGtatgaattaaaaaagtaaatcatattttttatcatacaggcaagttagttataaattaaaatacataagccTTGTATTTATAGATATCAATATCCCCCCCAAAATGTCACAGCCGTGCGATGTCCGCTCACCGAATTactcaacaaaatatttttctggAATTAATTGGTGCTTTTTTAGACAAAAAATCAttatataatcattttatatgCAATTAACTTATCacaatacatatatttcaTGTTGTTTAGCTAAGTAAGTTTAAACCAAAACCTTTCGTAAAGTTTGtctgatgtttttttgtcacaGCTGTGGCTCGAAATATTTACACttgaaaaaagggtaaaaGTTTGCGACACGTATCTGctataactatatatttttctgctaTATCAACACTGTATGACCTACCCTTTCTTGGCCGGCATGAATGGTGgagtgtaaattaataataatttttatgtttttttttataaattaacactCTTTACCTGTCCAGACCGTGTTCAAGTTATATAAGGTAAGCTCAACTGTATTGTCAgtttgtttttcgtaatttataacttaaacaatgtacttacagataaaagtaacaaattgcaaaaataattacgaattttaaaataatgtcagGCACGGTGCGAAAATGTCACAACCATGGCAGTCACAGCCATAGCTTTCTGAGGCCATGGTCGTGACATTTTTTAACATGTCACATCCATGTCGAACATGGATGTGACGTAactaccaaataaataaaaaatatagttattctgaaggcacaaactTTAATTTTCTTTCTGTGAAAACTTTGATTTGGAATATTGAAAATGAGATTCACGCCATCAGTCATaaagtcgaattttaaacaaggaATTTAATTTGTCACAACCATACTTTCACACCTCATTTTCTACCCCTTGCAAAGCGTTTTAAGCTTGATTGaagatattaaaattcattattttcaatacactttccaataacattaataaaaaaaaaaaaaaaaaaagttaaactttttttttttttttttggtttttttaagaaataccCATGTCTGTTTGATTAGGTGCAAAACTGTATGTAGTAACAAGGTATGAATAAGTagcataaaaacaaaatatataaatgaaaGTAAATGGGTAAGCAGTGCTGGCATATTTTTGATAAAGTTTTAATACATTAGTTACATAAATACAGTAGGTGAATGGTAACTTACCGACAAAATAATGATACGACGATCCCTTCGAATAGTGTTGACTACCCTTGGATACATCGAATATAACGCCTAATATTGCTAAATATAATGCCTCATTATCGATTCCGTTATATTGCGCCAGTTGTTCAGCACTGTATAATTCACTATTGGCAGGTTTCGCCACTTTTACTTCAgtaaaactttttatattttcgtaAAGTGGGCCAATGCGATCTTGGAAATACACAGCTgttaacacaataataaaagaAGTCGTCAGCACTAATTTACTAGTAAGCGACATAGTTATAGGATTTTATGAAATGATGAACATTTAGTTTAAAAAcacttaataaaaatttaataacaaaaaataaacaaacgtgTCGCACTCGCCGCGTTCAAAGTTCGACGAccacgtaaaaaaaaaaagatacgCTGTCAAATGGTGAGTctcaaaataaacttttgtaaTCGATTTGGAGGTGggaggatattttttttatagtgttaacgattattaataaaataccaaTAAACGCCTACTAATCCATGAGGCAATGAGATTCAAGATGctgatttataaaaaatactgaaggCAAAATCTTTGCGAGTGTTTTTCAAAAAATGGGAAGACGCCAAGACATAcgataaaaactatattttggAACGCAACTAAGCTgtcaaataaaaatcaaaacacaGCTGATTGTTTTTTAaggttataattttaacaaatttatgAACCAAAGTTACTAAACTGAGCTGAGCTGATTACTACTGGCTACCTGTTCTGCATTCCAAACTTGTGCTCATGATGAAACGTGTTTTACAACAAGTGAGGAGCCACACACAATTCCCACCCAGAAGAAGAGTGGTGGTCACCGGGCTCGGGGTTGTCTGTCCTCTCGGCAGCGGCACTCAGCTTGTGTGGAACAACCTTATAAAGGGCTGTTCTGGTATAGTCTCACTCTCCGGAGAAGAATATGCTAATTTACCCTGCAAAGTGGCTGGTTTGGTACCTATAAATGAATTTGATAAGACTGACCCAGTTGTGCAAGCTTTGACTCCCTCAAATCTAAGAGCCATGGCTCCTGCCACAGGATTAGCATTAGTAGCAGCGTCTGAAGCTTTGAAGGATGCCGCATGGCTGCCCTCTTCTGATGAAGACAGAGAAGCCACAGGGGTAGCTCTCGGCATGGGGATGATTGACCTAAAAGATGTTTGTGACACAAATGATGCATTGAAAAAGGGATACAACAAAGTTAGCCCATTCTTTGTTCCAAGGATATTACCTAACATGGCTGCTGGACACATTAGTATCAAATATGGTTTCCGAGGTCCCAATCATGCTGTTTCCACTGCATGCGCCACAGGTGCACATTCTATTGGAGATGCGTTTAGATTTATAAGGAATGGGGATGCCGACGTGATGGTGGCCGGAGGCGCAGAGTACTGCATCAGTCCTCTGGCCATAGCTGGGTTCTGTAGGCTCAGGGCACTAAGCACATCCTTCAATGATGATCCAGGGAAAGCTTCAAGGCCATTTGATAAGAAAAGAGATGGTTTTGTCATGGGTGAGGGGGCAGCTGTACTAGTTATTGAAGAATATGAACATGCCAAAGAGAGAGGAGCTAGGATGTATGCAGAAATATTAGGCTATGGACTCTCAGGTGATGCATCCCACATTACAACTCCTCGAGAAGATGGCAGTGGGGCAATATTGTCTATGAACAGAGCATTAGAAGATGGTAACATTGAAAAGGAACAAATAACTTATATCAATGCCCATGCCACTTCCACTCCTGTTGGAGATGGGATAGAGTCGACAGCCATCAAGAACCTGTTTGGATCTCACAGTAGCAAGATCCAGGTGTCATCCACAAAGGGTGCTCACGGGCATCTGCTTGGAGCCGCTGGGAACCTCGAGACCCTGTTCACAATACTGTCCTGCCATCATGGGGTAATCCCCCCTACATTAAATCTAGATGAACCAGTTGATGATCTGAATTATGTAGCAAATAAGTCAGTTGAATGGAATTCTGATAGAAGGATAGCTCTGAAAAACTCATTTGGGTTTGGAGGCACTAATGCTACACTTTGTATTGGACAattataaagtaggtataattaggTGTTAGATGTACAAATTCGtagatgtaagtaggtatttaaatcaaaatatatttatatgtattataattatgtggtCTGCATTGCAAATGAAACCAATTCGTCATGTAttgataatatatttaaaactgAGTTACAAATGTTTCATGATATTAATAACAATGGCAAAACTGCCAAGGTAATCCCAACTTCACACTTATTAAGGCTTCTTGAAAACGAGCAGTATAATAACCATCATTTACCATTATATTGAGTCACATAAAgcattgaaattaaaataatttgatcaaaaaatgctactttaaatatttgattacTAAGCATTCTAACattttaaatagtaaatattttttaaatgctgGGTTTATCCAGTCAATTCATTCTCAATTGTGTTTGGAATCTTCTTCACTTTATAGAATTACTTATTGCCttaagaatatttttctttatgtAGACAGTTTGTATAATAAGTTCAATGAACATACGAAGCCGTCTACTCTAGAAGCTTCCAAGCATGAGTACAACTCACTCAGGCTAGCTGATAGACATTTCACATAAAATAAGGCCAACGAAATCCCcacacaacaaaataaaacttcccTATATATTATCTAAATGGAAGATTCTATCGAGTGCAAGAGTTTATATTGCTATCGTTAAAATCAAACAGTCACCACGtgatatatgtaggtaattgaGAAACTTATTCAAGAGCATGCATTTCATTCTCGTATATGGAATTGAAATCTATATATTTTcagtatataatattttaaaatgatttcGATTGTTTCGCAATATGTATACGGATAAGTAAaccatgattttattttttctgttCGGTCTAAGGAGTAGAatgactattattattttagcaATAGCAGCAACTGCCCCGCGTGGTTACTTGGCTTGGGTAGGGGGCGCCACTGGCTTGGCCGCCGGCGTGACGCACAGTTTCTCAAACTTCTGGCGCAGGTTCTGTCGGAGTTCCTGTCTTTTCTCTGTTATGTTCCTGCGCGCTTTGAATTCCATTACTTCCTCTATTGGTATGTAACTTGTATCGTGTTCCTCGTCCGATGATGATATATCCTgttaatgaattttattgttagTACCATGGAAAGGAGAGGCCTATATTCATCCATTGACGATTACGGgttgacgatgatgatgatgatacgtTTTGAAAGGATCAACCATCATCCCCATTTCCCAATCCCACGCCAAATCTCGTTTGATTTTGCTCTGTGTTTCAGTAACACATAAAAACACTTGAAAAAACCTCCCCGTCCCCAAGCTTATTTAAATGTCCGTCCTGCGTACATTAATCAGCAACCGATAAGTAATCTAACTGCCAAATATTTTTACCACACGGTAACGAAGCAATAAACAAATagctttagtgccaatttctccattgtcggttatctaaccgacagggattgatttataaattaaacgtcatctccatataaaagatgtgtcaaaagtcaaccactactccctggttatgctctaaccgactatggagaaattggcacttagtatTTGGTATTTGCCATCGAAACGCTATAGCATATACTGTTTAGTGCGAGTGTAAAGTAgacaaaatatgtaataataaaaaatgtaaatagtaagtaatatGTGCAAAACTTTCGAATCTTTCAAACATACTCAGCAATGTACGTCTACATTACACTTGCACTTAACAGTGTGTGACAGGCTTAACATGTAATACATACGAGCAGCATCTCCTGCAACGACAGCGTGAAGGCGGGGCAGGCGCGCCGGGCGGGCGGCTCGTGGTTGCAGAACCCGTCCGAGCACGCCACCTCCGAGCCCTCGGGCGAGCTGCCCAGCGACGAGCCGGACAGCTCGCAGCACCCGCCCGTGTTGCCTAAGGAAGTGAGGAATAACGGttcattatttaaactttactagcagttcccgcgcgcttcgcttcgccttaaaaagttttcccgtgggaattccggaataaaaagtGCCTATGTGTTCATCCAGGGTGTCTAaatccataccaaatttcattcaaatcggtTCATCCGTTTTAACGTGAAGatgtaacaaacatacacatactcacaaactttcgcatttataatattagtaggatttcTTGTTAATTAGTATGTTTCACCAGTCTTTATAGCAGGATTTAGCTGTAAATCTGGTGTTTTTACATATCGTCACCTTAAATCGTAAACCGCCTAACTCCACTTTTTGGCGAAAatgactttttggtatcaatAGAAGCGTTTTTTCAAGGCGCATCTACTCGTATTACTCGTAAATCGATAAAAAATCTGAATTCTGAGAAAAATTAGTTTTCGTTTTCCTCCTAACTCTAAgtcgtgatttttaaacaataaaacctCGTAACTCCTCTTACTCCCATACAACGAGCGATGTAGGCGGGAGTGAACGTacatttttgcaataaaactatgtgtttggctttgtttttattactacataaataaattatagaacTTAACATTCTTATTGATCaatttatagttaaatttGGCTATTTTTTTAGCAATATTATGctcttaaattaaaagttacgcgtatatcacaaacaaaatattttgtatattttggtTGGAATCAGCACTTTACTACATACTAATATAGGTTTTTTGCAAACAAGGCAGGACGGCTGCTGCAACCCGTTGCTGACGAATCCATGGCTCCTCTAACCGATCTCATCACAgtcattctcttcgacttgacaagataGGTGCTCCTTGAAGGGCAGTAGATTGCACGGCACCCGTATAGAGGCGATGGACTCATTTGCGAGGGCCCTCAGATTTGAAAGTAGCccgtgcactgcatggcgtGTAGAGCACCAGCTACTCTTTGATTCTGGGGAACTAACATCTTGCAATGCTCCTTGAATGACCAGCAAATATCTACGACTAGGCTGAGGTAGCACATGTGCCGTTCTATAGCAATATGAACCTCACTAACCCGCACCGACAGATCTGTTGGCTCCCTGCTCATTAGGAGTTTGTAGGATATCAGGAGGGGCGCTGTTTTAAGGCCTAGGCGGTGGATCATGCCACTATCGTCTTTGATAAATCATCCTCGATGGACGCTCTCAGCCATCTTCAATGTGACACACATTGAAGATGGAGATCAGCAGAATGAATTGTGCGAACGCCTTTTGCGAGCTTCATTTGCAGGACAGTATTGTATGTCAAGTTACATTGCAGAGGTGTCCACGACCGACCCCTGTGGAACTCCACAACTGACCTCCTTCTGCGAACAttaaccctctcttttcgggTAATTATTGTACCAGTTGGACCTCTGACTATTTGCTGGAGGTAGGATCGGCCGATGGTATTCAAGAGAGGCCCTGAAGGTTCCTGGAGAGGaagggatagagttgaacgggTACACCATGTCTAATCCTTGGTCTAATCTAACACCCAGCGCAACTATCCCCGCGGTTCacatcctgctccgacagtgaacgaacatAGAAGTACTTCTACTAATACGTATTTTATCCACTATCGATTGTACATTTCGTAAGCCAAACTGACAATCCGAAAGGTAATGACCGTTCATCCAGGGGTGTCACTAATTTAAAAAGCTTGTCAGCCTCTTACAGCAGGCAGATGGGTCTGTACATAGAAAATGAATCTGCAGGACTGCTTCCTTTCTTCAGGAGCTTTAACGTGGCCTCGTTTCAGTCAGTGGACACCTCACTGGCACTCTGGCTGCTGTTCAACAGACAGATAAACTTTCTGTACAAACCAGCTTTGAGCGCCAGCACTCACACGCGGTCTGGTATTCCATCGGGGCTAGGAACAGTCTTTTGCGCTCCGTCCCAACTCTAGATCCGCCACTTCTTGCTCGTCAgatgatagaatagaatagaatactctttatttttcaccattaaagaaaacgTGATGATGTTCCTAGTCCCTGGGAAACAGCGTGCTTACCACCAGGGATTCAACGGCAACGGCGGGACCATGGCCTCCTAGTACTGATTTATGTTTTCTACTGCTTATAACGATGATTGCTGAttatataatcattttattaagtacatcaatAATACTATAAATTTGAAGTAATAGGAAAAGGTAAGTAGATTTATCTATATTTGAACAGTGTAAGTCCATCAAAGagaacaatatttttcataatcaaAGTCCGAAAAACTCGTATTTCCAGGAAAAACACTTATCTCCAATAATAGTATTCACATAGAGATTGGGAAAAGATCGTATGTCCATTTTATGTATAAAgcgataaaaataactaattttTCATAACGCCGTTGAATGCGCAACCACTTTTTTAGTCTagtatcaaaaaaatattaggggGTATCCTAAGTAgaagtacaaaataaacagttttttttgtctccTGTAAAATTTGCTCGCGTGGAGTTGGGCGGTTTACGATTTAAGGTGACGATATTACTATGCTGAGATATAATAAATTTCGGCACCGAGAAGCAGCGCAGTTTATGTAGGTGCAAATTTTATGTCATATATTCGCAATCCATGTATTGTGATGTTTCTGTTTGTCAAACATTTGAACATAAACTTATGTTTGTCTGTCTAAACGTCTGGAGACGTAGCATGGGATCCCCTTTAGCCAGCTTGACCAACGTCCGCTAGactagtggctggatgagaaaGACCGAGAGCAAAGTTAGTCGCTACTTGGGAgatactcaatactcaatcattta is a window from the Plutella xylostella chromosome 10, ilPluXylo3.1, whole genome shotgun sequence genome containing:
- the LOC105380422 gene encoding neuferricin homolog → MSLTSKLVLTTSFIIVLTAVYFQDRIGPLYENIKSFTEVKVAKPANSELYSAEQLAQYNGIDNEALYLAILGVIFDVSKGSQHYSKGSSYHYFVGKDGSRSLITGNFSDTSADRDHVLDLTCDDIFVLMNWRDTFKQKYTRKGKLIGRYYDDAGEPTPYMKEVKSKIKNCKLAKQEAEEKRQNYPPCNMEWSVSDGTKVWCTKNSGGITREWTGVPRQLFTPGEDKPQCVCVDTSKDHSAALLKEYDNCQPTSTTCIAPSSP
- the LOC105380423 gene encoding 3-oxoacyl-[acyl-carrier-protein] synthase, mitochondrial, translating into MMKRVLQQVRSHTQFPPRRRVVVTGLGVVCPLGSGTQLVWNNLIKGCSGIVSLSGEEYANLPCKVAGLVPINEFDKTDPVVQALTPSNLRAMAPATGLALVAASEALKDAAWLPSSDEDREATGVALGMGMIDLKDVCDTNDALKKGYNKVSPFFVPRILPNMAAGHISIKYGFRGPNHAVSTACATGAHSIGDAFRFIRNGDADVMVAGGAEYCISPLAIAGFCRLRALSTSFNDDPGKASRPFDKKRDGFVMGEGAAVLVIEEYEHAKERGARMYAEILGYGLSGDASHITTPREDGSGAILSMNRALEDGNIEKEQITYINAHATSTPVGDGIESTAIKNLFGSHSSKIQVSSTKGAHGHLLGAAGNLETLFTILSCHHGVIPPTLNLDEPVDDLNYVANKSVEWNSDRRIALKNSFGFGGTNATLCIGQL
- the LOC105380421 gene encoding uncharacterized protein LOC105380421 — protein: METNRVDTELPSKMAGLDIMEIDGALPDATEITTELPSLESRVLRKRKSLAAVESTKPSNRRVSMKPRKRIMTENANSKQIEALYLNKTVKTVSQTLETIYEEPKTDASSSSSPATLIGGRKVKRLLTFQLGNHYTKEKIKKRRAKIKKLLGNKSFLNRKKIPMQVFLKNIECLELDEAVQTC